A region from the Melioribacter roseus P3M-2 genome encodes:
- a CDS encoding efflux RND transporter periplasmic adaptor subunit codes for MKYLSLLFTAIILFAGVSCTQDEQIAEEKTVPVKVYIAKPSSISSYIKVTGTLESKDDAVLISKVNETVEEIIVKPGQKVRKGDLLIRLNDNIHKQNYNAAMAALNSAKAQLELTEKEFERQNKLYEENAISSQQYDQIKTTYKNSKLMLEQAEAQAKLAEEQLQFCYIKSPVDGIVASVYVERNQMVGAGQQLARVIGPDKMKSKVFVTGSDIYRVKLGQPVLISVPVLADKVYQGKVTSIDYALDKLSKNIEVEVELNNGSGEIKSGMFAEINIEVEKKENAITVPQSALLPQTIVQTNLETGLQNTVKKYFVFIVENGMAKLKEVTKGIEESGRAEITEGLSVGDTIIVVGQNIVKDGQKVNVIK; via the coding sequence ATGAAATATCTATCATTATTATTTACTGCAATTATATTGTTCGCCGGAGTAAGTTGCACTCAGGATGAACAAATTGCAGAAGAAAAAACCGTTCCGGTGAAAGTCTATATTGCAAAGCCGTCATCGATATCGAGTTATATAAAAGTTACCGGCACTCTCGAATCAAAAGACGACGCCGTTTTGATAAGTAAAGTGAACGAAACCGTCGAAGAGATTATCGTAAAACCCGGACAGAAGGTTAGAAAGGGCGACTTGCTGATTAGACTGAACGACAATATTCATAAACAAAATTATAATGCCGCAATGGCCGCACTGAATTCGGCAAAAGCCCAACTTGAATTAACCGAGAAGGAATTTGAACGACAAAATAAACTCTATGAAGAAAACGCAATTTCGTCTCAACAATACGACCAGATTAAAACGACCTATAAGAACTCCAAACTAATGCTGGAACAAGCCGAAGCGCAAGCAAAACTTGCCGAAGAACAATTGCAATTTTGTTATATAAAATCGCCTGTCGACGGCATAGTCGCTTCTGTATATGTAGAAAGAAACCAGATGGTAGGCGCAGGACAACAATTGGCAAGAGTTATAGGTCCAGATAAAATGAAATCGAAAGTATTCGTAACGGGCAGCGATATATATCGGGTTAAATTAGGTCAACCTGTATTGATCTCCGTCCCCGTCCTTGCCGATAAAGTATACCAGGGGAAAGTTACGAGTATCGATTATGCGCTGGATAAATTGTCCAAAAATATCGAAGTAGAGGTGGAACTGAACAACGGCTCAGGAGAAATAAAATCGGGAATGTTTGCCGAAATCAATATCGAGGTCGAAAAGAAAGAGAATGCTATAACCGTACCGCAGTCCGCTTTGTTGCCTCAGACAATCGTTCAAACCAACCTTGAAACGGGTTTGCAAAATACTGTAAAGAAGTATTTTGTCTTTATTGTGGAAAACGGAATGGCAAAATTAAAAGAAGTTACGAAAGGAATTGAAGAATCGGGCAGAGCCGAAATAACGGAAGGATTGTCCGTAGGGGATACGATAATTGTTGTAGGGCAGAATATTGTTAAAGACGGTCAAAAAGTTAATGTAATTAAATAA
- a CDS encoding TolC family protein, protein MKRAICLVVGLMLSFLSADVLLAQGEKNIVYLSWKDVVEITKENSLELRSKRLDYNIQKLETWKSLSNFLPSLNYQGIFQRNVELPVFVFMGQRFTVGTPYNFQHSIVASLPLFTGGARWFNYDLQKTLRKSLKEELKGKEESVVYDAVATYYSIVLAKELINTAQEAVKVAYENLEQVKKFYNAGAATELDLQRARSQYSSTLPALESATTNYKLSKQRLKSLLNISLGDSLVISDTLEIKNVLGELEDISLENLKSLSNENRTELKIVNYQSDVSSTGEKLALSKFSPVVSLAASVDHAAPLENSKVQWRDYIRSKSIVLTVDVPLFEGGRRIIDWQIAKINSDKIEIMKKQTEYAVELDVEQSYYNFLESEKNLKNLQDALEHARESLRIARLLYSQGMSNQLDVLNAQLLYSKSKTEYLEGIYKYNMSQMSILKSTGILTKILN, encoded by the coding sequence ATGAAAAGAGCAATATGCCTTGTCGTAGGATTAATGCTGAGCTTTTTATCGGCTGACGTTTTATTAGCGCAGGGCGAGAAAAATATCGTCTATTTGAGCTGGAAAGATGTAGTCGAAATTACAAAAGAAAACAGTTTGGAACTTCGTAGCAAAAGACTCGACTATAATATCCAGAAACTGGAAACATGGAAATCGTTATCGAACTTTCTGCCTTCGTTGAACTATCAGGGAATATTTCAGCGCAACGTCGAATTGCCTGTCTTTGTCTTTATGGGGCAAAGATTCACGGTAGGCACGCCTTACAATTTTCAACATTCGATTGTCGCTTCGCTGCCATTGTTTACGGGGGGAGCCAGATGGTTTAATTACGACTTGCAAAAAACACTCAGGAAGTCCTTGAAAGAAGAGCTGAAGGGAAAAGAAGAATCGGTTGTTTATGACGCAGTGGCTACATATTATTCTATTGTACTCGCTAAAGAACTGATTAATACCGCGCAAGAGGCGGTTAAAGTTGCTTACGAAAATCTGGAACAGGTAAAGAAATTTTATAATGCCGGCGCCGCAACCGAACTTGATTTGCAAAGAGCCCGTTCCCAGTATTCTTCGACATTGCCCGCGCTGGAATCTGCAACTACCAATTACAAACTTTCCAAACAACGCCTGAAAAGTCTTTTGAATATCTCGCTCGGTGATTCACTGGTAATCAGCGACACTCTCGAAATTAAAAATGTTTTGGGTGAATTGGAGGATATTTCGCTCGAAAATTTGAAATCGCTGTCTAATGAAAATCGTACCGAACTGAAAATCGTAAATTATCAGTCCGATGTGAGTTCGACGGGAGAAAAGCTTGCTTTGAGTAAATTCAGTCCTGTCGTATCTCTTGCGGCCAGCGTCGATCACGCCGCGCCATTGGAAAACTCGAAAGTTCAATGGAGAGATTATATCCGTTCCAAGTCGATTGTGCTGACAGTAGACGTCCCGCTTTTCGAAGGAGGCAGGCGAATAATCGACTGGCAGATTGCAAAGATAAATTCAGATAAAATTGAAATTATGAAAAAGCAGACCGAGTACGCCGTAGAATTGGACGTGGAGCAGAGCTATTATAATTTTTTAGAATCGGAAAAAAATCTGAAAAATCTTCAAGACGCATTGGAACACGCCCGTGAATCGCTGCGTATTGCAAGGCTGCTTTATTCGCAAGGTATGTCCAACCAACTCGACGTATTGAACGCTCAATTGCTCTACAGCAAGAGTAAAACTGAATATCTCGAAGGCATTTACAAGTATAATATGAGTCAAATGTCGATTTTGAAATCGACCGGAATTCTTACCAAGATATTAAACTAA